In Pseudobdellovibrionaceae bacterium, the following proteins share a genomic window:
- a CDS encoding (2Fe-2S)-binding protein codes for MYICLCKNLSESRLRELQQSGQMTLDQALQASQAGTDCGACCNRIKNLVDSQAAAADTTSLEAHIEE; via the coding sequence ATGTATATTTGTCTGTGTAAAAACCTATCTGAGTCCCGCCTTCGTGAACTTCAACAGTCAGGACAAATGACTTTGGATCAGGCTCTTCAGGCCAGCCAGGCCGGCACGGACTGCGGCGCCTGCTGTAACCGCATCAAGAACCTGGTCGATTCCCAAGCGGCTGCAGCCGATACCACAAGCCTCGAAGCTCATATTGAAGAATAA
- the bfr gene encoding bacterioferritin, with product MKGHADIIAMLNEVLCGELTAINQYFLHARMCKDWGYNKIGDVIYHESIDEMKHAKEVTDRILFLEGLPNLQKLETLEIGEKVPEMLKNDLRLEERAIPRLKKGIELCQKHSDHGTRHLLEEILRDEERHVDWLESQLHIIGEVGVENYLTEQFKAGEMS from the coding sequence ATGAAAGGTCATGCGGATATTATTGCTATGCTCAACGAAGTCCTGTGCGGGGAGTTGACGGCCATTAACCAGTATTTTCTCCATGCGCGGATGTGCAAGGATTGGGGATACAATAAAATCGGCGATGTGATTTATCACGAATCCATTGATGAAATGAAGCACGCCAAAGAAGTGACCGATCGGATTTTGTTTTTAGAAGGTCTTCCGAATCTTCAAAAGTTAGAGACCTTGGAGATCGGCGAGAAAGTTCCTGAAATGCTCAAGAATGATCTTCGCTTGGAAGAGCGGGCCATTCCGCGCCTGAAAAAAGGCATTGAGCTTTGCCAAAAACATTCGGATCACGGCACACGCCACCTGTTGGAAGAGATTCTTCGCGATGAAGAGCGCCATGTGGATTGGCTGGAAAGTCAGCTGCACATTATTGGCGAGGTCGGTGTGGAAAACTACCTGACCGAGCAGTTTAAAGCCGGAGAAATGTCTTAA
- a CDS encoding Fic family protein produces the protein MLSFQIDTELTKQLVALNDQISEKYALLQGLTKDQRESIHKYAWISSVGASTRIENAILTDSEIGWLDSILGKDGKASAFDAHREAVLNKLSKDKERSLEEVAGCRRVLLLIYEQAQSYLPLSESTLKGLHRELFRHYSKPGVKKGDYKTSPNSVIEYNHQTKEQKTIFKTADPGVQTSTAMHDLLDWYNQAIHHEPWPVAVAAELTYRFLAIHPFQDGNGRLGRALFLMSLLHAPGAKLSDVVFHMAVDRHIERHKEEYYIVLNQCSGGQFKTDPTEYRIQYFLKYMIKVLEGSLADVDFYIDRVHAYQKLSESALKVLNCFKDLPEIRIKPKTIREATGLPTRTVANVLDTLRKAEFIQRSGQGPATCYQLVF, from the coding sequence ATGTTGTCATTTCAGATAGATACAGAGCTTACCAAGCAGCTGGTGGCATTAAATGACCAGATCTCAGAGAAATATGCCCTTCTCCAGGGTTTGACCAAAGACCAAAGAGAATCCATTCACAAGTATGCCTGGATCAGTTCTGTTGGAGCATCAACGCGGATTGAAAACGCGATTTTAACGGACTCAGAGATAGGCTGGCTCGACTCCATATTGGGAAAGGATGGAAAGGCATCGGCTTTTGATGCTCATCGCGAAGCTGTGCTGAACAAGCTTTCAAAAGACAAGGAGAGAAGCCTTGAAGAAGTGGCTGGTTGTCGCCGAGTTCTTCTTTTGATTTATGAACAGGCTCAATCGTATCTGCCCCTCAGTGAATCCACACTTAAAGGACTTCACCGAGAACTGTTCCGGCACTATTCAAAACCTGGTGTGAAAAAGGGGGACTACAAAACAAGTCCGAATTCAGTGATTGAATACAATCACCAGACCAAAGAACAAAAGACCATATTTAAAACGGCTGATCCGGGTGTGCAAACTTCAACGGCTATGCATGACCTATTGGACTGGTACAATCAGGCGATTCACCACGAGCCGTGGCCTGTTGCTGTAGCTGCAGAACTCACCTATCGGTTTTTAGCAATACATCCCTTTCAAGACGGAAACGGCCGCTTGGGGAGGGCTCTTTTTTTGATGTCTCTCTTACATGCTCCCGGAGCAAAGCTGTCTGATGTTGTTTTTCATATGGCAGTAGATAGACACATTGAAAGACACAAAGAAGAGTATTACATCGTTTTAAATCAGTGCTCTGGAGGGCAATTTAAGACTGATCCGACTGAATACAGAATCCAGTACTTTCTGAAGTACATGATTAAGGTCCTTGAGGGTTCACTGGCCGATGTGGACTTCTACATTGATAGAGTTCACGCCTACCAAAAGCTCTCCGAGTCGGCCTTAAAGGTTTTGAATTGTTTTAAAGATTTGCCGGAAATTCGCATTAAACCTAAAACCATCAGGGAAGCCACAGGACTGCCAACACGAACAGTGGCCAATGTTTTGGATACCTTGAGAAAGGCCGAGTTTATCCAGCGGTCCGGCCAAGGGCCCGCAACATGTTATCAGCTAGTCTTCTAA
- a CDS encoding HAD-IIIA family hydrolase: MKAVILAGGKGTRLGDLAKDIPKSLVPIAGKPLLDYQLEWLAREGVKEVLLLTGYLSEKIEAHCGDGSKWGLKCEYLVEDTPLGTAGALKDAESKLPGEFLVVYGDVLVDIDLKNLMEFHQSKKDSVATLMVHPNDHPHDSDLIEFDGNHKITQFHGKPHDPNRWYHNQVNAAVYVLSPKIFSHLEKGKFADLGRDVFPGLVKQENFYAYPSAEYLKDMGNPERLDAVERDVRSGKVSRLNRKNPRPAVFLDRDGVICPHQDYLHDAKDFRLFPEVPEALKKLNKSDYLTVLVTNQPVVARGLTDEAGVREIHKKMESLLGQEGAKLDAIYFCPHHPDGGFEGERSEYKVNCECRKPGPGMIHQAAEFFNLDLTKSYIVGDTWRDIGAGRSAKLKACLGVKQAQGRVGEYRDQTPDQMFDSLAGAVDYILQQP; this comes from the coding sequence TTGAAAGCTGTAATTTTAGCTGGTGGTAAGGGAACCCGACTGGGAGATCTTGCCAAAGACATCCCAAAATCCTTGGTGCCCATTGCCGGTAAACCCCTGCTGGATTACCAACTCGAATGGCTCGCCCGCGAAGGGGTCAAAGAGGTCTTACTACTCACAGGCTATCTGAGTGAGAAAATCGAAGCCCACTGTGGAGATGGCTCCAAGTGGGGTCTTAAGTGTGAATACCTGGTGGAAGACACTCCACTCGGTACGGCTGGAGCCCTTAAGGATGCCGAAAGTAAACTCCCAGGTGAGTTCCTTGTCGTCTATGGAGATGTCCTGGTCGACATCGACCTTAAAAACCTGATGGAGTTTCACCAATCCAAAAAAGACTCTGTTGCCACGCTGATGGTCCATCCCAACGATCATCCCCACGACAGTGACTTGATCGAGTTTGACGGCAACCACAAGATCACCCAGTTTCACGGTAAGCCCCATGACCCAAATCGCTGGTATCACAACCAAGTGAATGCAGCCGTGTATGTTTTAAGCCCCAAGATTTTTTCGCATCTTGAAAAAGGCAAGTTCGCAGACCTGGGAAGAGACGTCTTTCCAGGTCTGGTAAAACAAGAAAACTTCTATGCCTACCCTTCGGCTGAGTACCTCAAAGACATGGGCAATCCTGAAAGACTCGATGCTGTCGAGCGCGATGTCCGCTCCGGCAAAGTATCCCGCCTCAACCGCAAAAACCCCAGGCCAGCCGTGTTTTTGGATCGTGACGGTGTGATTTGCCCCCATCAAGATTATCTCCACGACGCCAAAGACTTTAGACTTTTCCCGGAAGTCCCAGAAGCACTCAAAAAGCTCAACAAGAGTGACTACCTCACAGTCCTCGTCACCAATCAGCCTGTTGTCGCCAGAGGACTCACCGATGAAGCCGGCGTTAGAGAAATCCACAAAAAAATGGAGAGTCTTCTCGGACAAGAAGGGGCCAAGCTTGACGCCATTTACTTTTGTCCCCATCACCCGGATGGTGGTTTTGAGGGTGAGCGCTCGGAGTATAAAGTCAACTGTGAGTGCCGAAAGCCCGGCCCCGGCATGATCCACCAAGCTGCCGAATTCTTTAACCTTGATCTCACCAAGTCTTACATCGTCGGCGACACTTGGCGGGACATCGGTGCTGGCCGCAGCGCAAAGCTTAAGGCATGCTTGGGCGTCAAACAGGCCCAGGGCCGCGTGGGTGAATACCGAGATCAAACTCCCGATCAAATGTTTGATTCTTTAGCAGGCGCAGTCGATTATATCTTGCAACAGCCCTAA
- a CDS encoding GHMP kinase yields MIITKTPFRMSFLGGGSDLPEFYQKSPGATLSATIDKYMYISSHDYFEKDKLRMKYSKTETVDSVDQIEHPILKTVVKKLGFTGGLEVSSIADIPAGTGLGSSSCFTVGVLHNLHSRLGRFVTKEQIAREACEVEIKDLGEPIGKQDQYAAAFGGLNLITYAANEEVSVEPIYLKTDIHQALQDHLLLFYTGQSRSASAILDEQRKNLMSSDKFDRLKQMVELVWKGREALYEGQMERFGGLLNESWLLKKGMASGVTNEGIDRYYDLAMDSGAFGGKVLGAGGGGFLLVCCPPEKQKTLCQKLTEAGLDHRDFKFENDGSKVIYAE; encoded by the coding sequence GTGATAATCACTAAAACCCCATTTCGCATGAGTTTTCTCGGTGGCGGAAGTGACCTCCCCGAGTTTTACCAGAAATCACCCGGCGCGACCCTAAGTGCGACAATCGACAAGTATATGTACATCTCGTCTCACGACTATTTTGAAAAAGACAAACTGCGGATGAAGTACTCAAAAACTGAGACCGTCGATTCAGTTGATCAGATTGAGCATCCCATTCTTAAGACCGTCGTCAAAAAACTCGGATTTACTGGCGGCCTGGAAGTCAGCTCCATCGCCGATATCCCGGCTGGCACAGGTCTTGGTAGCTCAAGTTGCTTTACCGTGGGAGTTTTACACAACCTCCACAGTCGGCTCGGACGATTTGTCACTAAAGAGCAAATCGCCCGCGAAGCCTGCGAGGTGGAGATCAAAGACTTAGGTGAGCCCATCGGTAAGCAAGATCAGTATGCGGCAGCCTTTGGTGGACTGAACCTCATCACCTATGCGGCCAACGAGGAAGTTTCGGTCGAGCCCATTTATCTCAAGACTGACATTCATCAGGCTCTCCAAGACCATTTGCTTTTGTTTTACACCGGACAAAGCCGCTCGGCTTCGGCCATCCTCGATGAGCAACGCAAAAATCTCATGTCGTCCGACAAGTTCGATCGCCTTAAGCAAATGGTCGAGCTTGTGTGGAAGGGCCGCGAGGCCCTTTATGAGGGCCAAATGGAGCGCTTTGGTGGTCTGCTCAATGAAAGCTGGCTCCTCAAAAAAGGCATGGCCAGCGGAGTCACCAATGAGGGCATCGACCGTTACTACGACCTCGCCATGGACAGTGGCGCCTTTGGCGGCAAGGTCCTCGGTGCCGGCGGTGGGGGCTTTCTTCTTGTCTGCTGCCCTCCGGAAAAGCAAAAGACTTTGTGCCAGAAGCTCACTGAGGCCGGTCTTGATCACCGCGATTTCAAGTTTGAAAATGACGGCTCTAAGGTGATTTACGCCGAATAG
- a CDS encoding SIS domain-containing protein, producing the protein MTIQDPRYLNQIFEGNSPADYYKNYTQSLTRALSSLDTKLLDQACEILMTAAKRGQRIFLAGNGGSAAISDHLSCDLGKGTLSPGQPPLKVTSLAANGPILTAIANDYGYEEIFATQLQMYAEEGDVLITISSSGNSPNICKAIEKAQEMKVKTISLTGFNGGKCRDLADLPLHFEFKNYGIVEDCHQIVLQCLGQILAKLRDEAGGNQ; encoded by the coding sequence ATGACTATACAAGACCCACGCTATCTCAATCAGATATTCGAAGGTAATTCGCCAGCGGATTACTACAAGAACTACACCCAATCTCTCACTAGAGCCCTAAGCAGTTTGGACACCAAACTTCTCGATCAGGCCTGCGAGATCCTGATGACAGCAGCCAAAAGAGGCCAGCGCATATTCTTAGCGGGCAATGGGGGCTCTGCCGCCATTTCAGATCATCTCAGTTGTGATCTCGGTAAGGGCACTTTGAGTCCGGGGCAACCGCCACTAAAGGTGACCTCCCTGGCTGCAAACGGCCCCATTCTCACTGCCATTGCCAATGACTACGGTTACGAAGAAATATTTGCCACTCAGCTGCAAATGTATGCTGAAGAAGGGGATGTGCTGATTACGATTTCGTCCAGCGGCAACAGCCCTAATATCTGTAAGGCGATTGAAAAAGCCCAAGAGATGAAGGTCAAAACCATTAGCCTCACTGGCTTTAACGGCGGCAAGTGCAGAGACCTGGCGGATCTACCTCTTCATTTTGAATTTAAAAACTACGGCATTGTCGAAGATTGCCACCAAATTGTGCTTCAATGTCTTGGTCAAATTCTGGCTAAACTTCGCGACGAGGCCGGTGGAAATCAGTGA